In Hyla sarda isolate aHylSar1 chromosome 12, aHylSar1.hap1, whole genome shotgun sequence, a genomic segment contains:
- the HROB gene encoding homologous recombination OB-fold protein isoform X1 encodes MTTFLTSNLIDSMRSYYFFKKGIVPPVLQDPHAHMALSFQDLFCSGSEDFDDEDFVSALEDVESSQGNHEPTSVNLRPIPKYTIEVSGAGKSLPVQHMTIADRSVRSSETLNAPPAVQEVDDEELLSLCSEVEAEVSQHHRQVPKPHLLLRPVNQDIGKDSNNSSFQLRPPRSNNDAGVRHCLSDITAQSQHPSFIANHNPSVHLSENGPSQSPGPSAKRPCLRPGVEPQPVTPVRGGSFTHFSNSAYPRPIVSPSASGSANTWQTGPTNSHPIPRTPLSSPRPNTPNTLQTPVVTNHLLQLMTAANKTPKNLPWETPPPKERRFPGPAGLLPQQGSGRKLDEILVSTPHTPSHGARAKPHSNKGRSSQQQTEDQFIRGPWAAMKAELSLDENDPTCFLRTYSVVMVLRKAALKQLPRNKVPRMAVALKTLTPANGDASAVFRDPTGDIQGTVHHLLLEERESELKIGSILLLEQVGVFSPSHRNHYLNVTPSNLVKIYPPLEEGVKTKGPHEVDFNSNQTRSPLHPSSSRDQPSAAQRPSPPHSSTSHPGVSQSTESHPSSRSLHPARSLPSFNTTCSRNTQPALSHPPFSTEQPETPQADWELDDLDSLFCDLPED; translated from the exons ATGACAACATTCCTTACCAGCAACCTAATAGATAGTATGAGGTcctattatttttttaagaaaggcATTGTTCCTCCAGTCCTTCAGGACCCCCATGCCCACATG GCTTTAAGTTTTCAGGACCTCTTCTGTTCCGGGTCTGAAGATTTTGATGATGAG GATTTCGTGTCTGCACTTGAAGATGTAGAGTCCAGTCAGGGTAACCATGAACCAACATCTGTCAATCTTAGGCCTATCCCTAAATACACTATTGAAGTGTCAGGGGCAGGAAAGTCCTTACCAGTGCAGCATATGACTATTGCTGATAGAAGTGTGAGATCTTCAGAAACACTAAATGCACCCCCCGCAGTCCAGGAAGTGGATGATGAGGAACTTTTGTCTCTCTGCAGCGAGGTAGAGGCTGAGGTGTCTCAACATCACCGCCAGGTACCAAAACCTCATCTGCTTCTCAGACCAGTTAACCAGGACATTGGAAAAGACTCAAATAATTCTTCATTCCAGTTGCGACCACCTCGAAGTAACAATGATGCAGGAGTCAGACATTGTCTGAGCGATATCACTGCACAGTCACAGCATCCAAGTTTCATTGCTAACCATAATCCCAGTGTTCATCTAAGTGAAAATGGACCAAGTCAATCCCCAGGACCAAGTGCTAAGAGGCCATGTTTGAGGCCTGGTGTggaaccccagcctgttacccctGTGAGAGGTGGAAGCTTCACTCACTTCTCAAATTCTGCTTATCCCCGTCCCATTGTGTCGCCCAGTGCATCAGGCTCAGCAAACACATGGCAGACTGGACCTACTAACTCGCACCCAATACCAAGAACTCCTCTTTCATCTCCTCGTCCAAACACACCAAATACTCTGCAGACACCGGTGGTCACCAATCATCTACTACAGCTAATGACAGCAGCTAACAAGACCCCTAAGAATTTGCCATGGGAGACCCCTCCACCCAAAGAGAGGAGATTTCCAGGACCAGCAGGACTCCTTCCACAGCAG GGCAGTGGCAGAAAGCTTGATGAAATCCTGGTGTCCACTCCTCACACGCCGAGCCACGGAGCACGTGCTAAGCCACATAGTAAT AAAGGGAGATCCTCACAGCAGCAAACAGAAGATCAGTTTATCAGAGGTCCCTGGGCCGCCATGAAAGCCGAGCTGTCATTGGATGAAAATGACCCCACTTGCTTCCTCCGAACATACAGCGTGGTCATGGTTCTGCGCAAG GCAGCTCTCAAGCAACTCCCGCGGAACAAAGTCCCAAGAATGGCAGTGGCCCTTAAAACGCTAACCCCGGCCAACGGAGATGCTAGTGCAGTGTTCAGAGACCCAACAG GAGATATTCAAGGCACCGTCCATCATCTTCTACTAGAAGAGCGAGAGAGTGAACTAAAGATTGGGAGCATTCTCTTGTTAGAACAG GTCGGAGTGTTCTCACCGTCTCATCGTAATCATTATCTTAATGTGACCCCAAGCAACTTGGTAAAAATCTATCCCCCTCTAGAGGAGGGTGTGAAAACCAAG GGACCACATGAAGTGGATTTTAACAGCAACCAAACACGGTCACCACTCCATCCCTCATCCAGCAGAGACCAGCCCAGTGCTGCACAGAGACCCTCTCCCCCTCACTCCAGCACTTCACATCCCGGAGTCTCCCAGTCAACAGAGTCTCACCCATCCTCAAGAAGTCTTCACCCTGCAAGATCTCTTCCTTCCTTCAACACTACATGCTCAAGAAACACCCAACCAGCACTTTCTCACCCACCATTCAGCACAGAGCAGCCAGAAACCCCACAGGCAGACTGGGAATTGG ATGATCTTGACTCGCTGTTTTGTGACCTTCCAGAAGACTAA
- the HROB gene encoding homologous recombination OB-fold protein isoform X3: MTIADRSVRSSETLNAPPAVQEVDDEELLSLCSEVEAEVSQHHRQVPKPHLLLRPVNQDIGKDSNNSSFQLRPPRSNNDAGVRHCLSDITAQSQHPSFIANHNPSVHLSENGPSQSPGPSAKRPCLRPGVEPQPVTPVRGGSFTHFSNSAYPRPIVSPSASGSANTWQTGPTNSHPIPRTPLSSPRPNTPNTLQTPVVTNHLLQLMTAANKTPKNLPWETPPPKERRFPGPAGLLPQQGSGRKLDEILVSTPHTPSHGARAKPHSNKGRSSQQQTEDQFIRGPWAAMKAELSLDENDPTCFLRTYSVVMVLRKAALKQLPRNKVPRMAVALKTLTPANGDASAVFRDPTGDIQGTVHHLLLEERESELKIGSILLLEQVGVFSPSHRNHYLNVTPSNLVKIYPPLEEGVKTKGPHEVDFNSNQTRSPLHPSSSRDQPSAAQRPSPPHSSTSHPGVSQSTESHPSSRSLHPARSLPSFNTTCSRNTQPALSHPPFSTEQPETPQADWELDDLDSLFCDLPED, translated from the exons ATGACTATTGCTGATAGAAGTGTGAGATCTTCAGAAACACTAAATGCACCCCCCGCAGTCCAGGAAGTGGATGATGAGGAACTTTTGTCTCTCTGCAGCGAGGTAGAGGCTGAGGTGTCTCAACATCACCGCCAGGTACCAAAACCTCATCTGCTTCTCAGACCAGTTAACCAGGACATTGGAAAAGACTCAAATAATTCTTCATTCCAGTTGCGACCACCTCGAAGTAACAATGATGCAGGAGTCAGACATTGTCTGAGCGATATCACTGCACAGTCACAGCATCCAAGTTTCATTGCTAACCATAATCCCAGTGTTCATCTAAGTGAAAATGGACCAAGTCAATCCCCAGGACCAAGTGCTAAGAGGCCATGTTTGAGGCCTGGTGTggaaccccagcctgttacccctGTGAGAGGTGGAAGCTTCACTCACTTCTCAAATTCTGCTTATCCCCGTCCCATTGTGTCGCCCAGTGCATCAGGCTCAGCAAACACATGGCAGACTGGACCTACTAACTCGCACCCAATACCAAGAACTCCTCTTTCATCTCCTCGTCCAAACACACCAAATACTCTGCAGACACCGGTGGTCACCAATCATCTACTACAGCTAATGACAGCAGCTAACAAGACCCCTAAGAATTTGCCATGGGAGACCCCTCCACCCAAAGAGAGGAGATTTCCAGGACCAGCAGGACTCCTTCCACAGCAG GGCAGTGGCAGAAAGCTTGATGAAATCCTGGTGTCCACTCCTCACACGCCGAGCCACGGAGCACGTGCTAAGCCACATAGTAAT AAAGGGAGATCCTCACAGCAGCAAACAGAAGATCAGTTTATCAGAGGTCCCTGGGCCGCCATGAAAGCCGAGCTGTCATTGGATGAAAATGACCCCACTTGCTTCCTCCGAACATACAGCGTGGTCATGGTTCTGCGCAAG GCAGCTCTCAAGCAACTCCCGCGGAACAAAGTCCCAAGAATGGCAGTGGCCCTTAAAACGCTAACCCCGGCCAACGGAGATGCTAGTGCAGTGTTCAGAGACCCAACAG GAGATATTCAAGGCACCGTCCATCATCTTCTACTAGAAGAGCGAGAGAGTGAACTAAAGATTGGGAGCATTCTCTTGTTAGAACAG GTCGGAGTGTTCTCACCGTCTCATCGTAATCATTATCTTAATGTGACCCCAAGCAACTTGGTAAAAATCTATCCCCCTCTAGAGGAGGGTGTGAAAACCAAG GGACCACATGAAGTGGATTTTAACAGCAACCAAACACGGTCACCACTCCATCCCTCATCCAGCAGAGACCAGCCCAGTGCTGCACAGAGACCCTCTCCCCCTCACTCCAGCACTTCACATCCCGGAGTCTCCCAGTCAACAGAGTCTCACCCATCCTCAAGAAGTCTTCACCCTGCAAGATCTCTTCCTTCCTTCAACACTACATGCTCAAGAAACACCCAACCAGCACTTTCTCACCCACCATTCAGCACAGAGCAGCCAGAAACCCCACAGGCAGACTGGGAATTGG ATGATCTTGACTCGCTGTTTTGTGACCTTCCAGAAGACTAA
- the HROB gene encoding homologous recombination OB-fold protein isoform X2 — protein MALSFQDLFCSGSEDFDDEDFVSALEDVESSQGNHEPTSVNLRPIPKYTIEVSGAGKSLPVQHMTIADRSVRSSETLNAPPAVQEVDDEELLSLCSEVEAEVSQHHRQVPKPHLLLRPVNQDIGKDSNNSSFQLRPPRSNNDAGVRHCLSDITAQSQHPSFIANHNPSVHLSENGPSQSPGPSAKRPCLRPGVEPQPVTPVRGGSFTHFSNSAYPRPIVSPSASGSANTWQTGPTNSHPIPRTPLSSPRPNTPNTLQTPVVTNHLLQLMTAANKTPKNLPWETPPPKERRFPGPAGLLPQQGSGRKLDEILVSTPHTPSHGARAKPHSNKGRSSQQQTEDQFIRGPWAAMKAELSLDENDPTCFLRTYSVVMVLRKAALKQLPRNKVPRMAVALKTLTPANGDASAVFRDPTGDIQGTVHHLLLEERESELKIGSILLLEQVGVFSPSHRNHYLNVTPSNLVKIYPPLEEGVKTKGPHEVDFNSNQTRSPLHPSSSRDQPSAAQRPSPPHSSTSHPGVSQSTESHPSSRSLHPARSLPSFNTTCSRNTQPALSHPPFSTEQPETPQADWELDDLDSLFCDLPED, from the exons GCTTTAAGTTTTCAGGACCTCTTCTGTTCCGGGTCTGAAGATTTTGATGATGAG GATTTCGTGTCTGCACTTGAAGATGTAGAGTCCAGTCAGGGTAACCATGAACCAACATCTGTCAATCTTAGGCCTATCCCTAAATACACTATTGAAGTGTCAGGGGCAGGAAAGTCCTTACCAGTGCAGCATATGACTATTGCTGATAGAAGTGTGAGATCTTCAGAAACACTAAATGCACCCCCCGCAGTCCAGGAAGTGGATGATGAGGAACTTTTGTCTCTCTGCAGCGAGGTAGAGGCTGAGGTGTCTCAACATCACCGCCAGGTACCAAAACCTCATCTGCTTCTCAGACCAGTTAACCAGGACATTGGAAAAGACTCAAATAATTCTTCATTCCAGTTGCGACCACCTCGAAGTAACAATGATGCAGGAGTCAGACATTGTCTGAGCGATATCACTGCACAGTCACAGCATCCAAGTTTCATTGCTAACCATAATCCCAGTGTTCATCTAAGTGAAAATGGACCAAGTCAATCCCCAGGACCAAGTGCTAAGAGGCCATGTTTGAGGCCTGGTGTggaaccccagcctgttacccctGTGAGAGGTGGAAGCTTCACTCACTTCTCAAATTCTGCTTATCCCCGTCCCATTGTGTCGCCCAGTGCATCAGGCTCAGCAAACACATGGCAGACTGGACCTACTAACTCGCACCCAATACCAAGAACTCCTCTTTCATCTCCTCGTCCAAACACACCAAATACTCTGCAGACACCGGTGGTCACCAATCATCTACTACAGCTAATGACAGCAGCTAACAAGACCCCTAAGAATTTGCCATGGGAGACCCCTCCACCCAAAGAGAGGAGATTTCCAGGACCAGCAGGACTCCTTCCACAGCAG GGCAGTGGCAGAAAGCTTGATGAAATCCTGGTGTCCACTCCTCACACGCCGAGCCACGGAGCACGTGCTAAGCCACATAGTAAT AAAGGGAGATCCTCACAGCAGCAAACAGAAGATCAGTTTATCAGAGGTCCCTGGGCCGCCATGAAAGCCGAGCTGTCATTGGATGAAAATGACCCCACTTGCTTCCTCCGAACATACAGCGTGGTCATGGTTCTGCGCAAG GCAGCTCTCAAGCAACTCCCGCGGAACAAAGTCCCAAGAATGGCAGTGGCCCTTAAAACGCTAACCCCGGCCAACGGAGATGCTAGTGCAGTGTTCAGAGACCCAACAG GAGATATTCAAGGCACCGTCCATCATCTTCTACTAGAAGAGCGAGAGAGTGAACTAAAGATTGGGAGCATTCTCTTGTTAGAACAG GTCGGAGTGTTCTCACCGTCTCATCGTAATCATTATCTTAATGTGACCCCAAGCAACTTGGTAAAAATCTATCCCCCTCTAGAGGAGGGTGTGAAAACCAAG GGACCACATGAAGTGGATTTTAACAGCAACCAAACACGGTCACCACTCCATCCCTCATCCAGCAGAGACCAGCCCAGTGCTGCACAGAGACCCTCTCCCCCTCACTCCAGCACTTCACATCCCGGAGTCTCCCAGTCAACAGAGTCTCACCCATCCTCAAGAAGTCTTCACCCTGCAAGATCTCTTCCTTCCTTCAACACTACATGCTCAAGAAACACCCAACCAGCACTTTCTCACCCACCATTCAGCACAGAGCAGCCAGAAACCCCACAGGCAGACTGGGAATTGG ATGATCTTGACTCGCTGTTTTGTGACCTTCCAGAAGACTAA